From Amycolatopsis sp. YIM 10, the proteins below share one genomic window:
- a CDS encoding tryptophan 2,3-dioxygenase yields the protein MTEPTANNAALTYTSYLALDEVLNAQRPRSEEHDELLFIVIHQVYELWFKQILHELGELQRQLEAGATAHAVRSLRRVLTIFKVIVAQIDVLETMTPSQFTGFRARLDASSGFQSAQFRELETVLGRRDDRAVAHHPPGEARDRVTAAMARPSVFDSYVSYLAKCGYDVPSGRDLTKPLEPSQELQDVLLKVYKDDGGPSTIAEHLVDLDEGVQEWRYRHVKMVERTIGDKTGTGGSSGARYLRETLFRPMFPDLWAVRSRL from the coding sequence ATGACCGAGCCGACCGCGAACAACGCGGCCCTGACCTACACCTCGTACCTGGCGCTGGACGAGGTCCTCAATGCGCAGCGCCCCCGCTCCGAGGAGCACGACGAACTGCTGTTCATCGTCATCCACCAGGTCTACGAGCTGTGGTTCAAGCAGATCCTGCACGAGCTGGGCGAGCTGCAGCGGCAGCTGGAGGCGGGCGCGACCGCGCACGCGGTGCGCTCGCTGCGCCGGGTGCTGACCATCTTCAAGGTGATCGTCGCGCAGATCGACGTGCTGGAGACGATGACGCCGAGCCAGTTCACCGGGTTCCGGGCGCGGCTGGACGCCTCGAGCGGCTTCCAGTCGGCGCAGTTCCGCGAGCTGGAGACGGTGCTCGGCCGCCGGGACGACCGCGCGGTGGCCCACCACCCGCCCGGCGAGGCGCGGGACCGGGTCACCGCGGCCATGGCGCGGCCGTCCGTGTTCGACTCGTACGTCAGCTACCTGGCCAAGTGCGGGTACGACGTGCCGTCGGGCCGGGACCTCACCAAGCCGCTGGAGCCGTCGCAGGAGCTGCAGGACGTGCTGCTGAAGGTCTACAAGGACGACGGCGGGCCGTCGACGATCGCCGAGCACCTGGTCGACCTCGATGAAGGGGTGCAGGAATGGCGGTACCGGCACGTGAAGATGGTCGAGCGGACCATCGGCGACAAGACCGGCACCGGTGGTTCCTCGGGGGCGCGCTACCTGCGGGAGACCCTGTTCCGGCCGATGTTCCCGGACCTGTGGGCCGTGCGGAGCCGGCTGTGA
- a CDS encoding PaaX family transcriptional regulator C-terminal domain-containing protein: protein MTLLGGYVEPRRTRQVWSGGLVALLAELGFSEGAARIALTRVVRRDLLERHKDGRRVYYRLTQRTLSVLEDGDRRIFSLGRTTPRAGDWTVLWHQIPDDRRVARERLVRRLRFLGFGSVQDGTWLAAHDREQEVLDLLRELEVTAHAGLMLGKPSTGLDIGVFAARAWDLDDLAARYRAFVAEFEGYADERARAALDDAAAFALRTRLLHIFREFPARDPELPGEIVPAPAARARAVALFHDLQAALAPAAQRHFDEVTTP from the coding sequence ATGACCCTGCTCGGCGGGTACGTCGAACCGCGGCGCACCCGTCAGGTGTGGTCGGGCGGGCTGGTCGCGCTGCTCGCCGAACTCGGCTTCTCCGAGGGCGCGGCCCGGATCGCGCTGACCCGCGTGGTCCGCCGTGACCTGCTCGAACGGCACAAGGACGGCAGGCGCGTCTACTACCGGCTGACCCAGCGCACGCTGTCCGTGCTGGAAGACGGTGACCGGCGGATCTTCTCTCTCGGGCGCACGACTCCGCGCGCCGGCGACTGGACCGTGCTCTGGCACCAGATCCCGGATGACCGCCGCGTCGCCCGCGAGCGGCTGGTGCGGCGGCTGCGCTTCCTCGGCTTCGGTTCGGTGCAGGACGGCACCTGGCTGGCGGCGCACGATCGTGAGCAGGAGGTGCTGGACCTGCTGCGCGAGCTGGAGGTGACCGCGCACGCCGGGCTCATGCTCGGCAAGCCGTCGACCGGGCTCGACATCGGCGTGTTCGCCGCGCGAGCCTGGGACCTCGACGACCTGGCCGCCCGCTATCGCGCCTTCGTCGCCGAGTTCGAGGGCTACGCCGACGAGCGGGCGCGTGCCGCGCTCGACGACGCGGCCGCGTTCGCCCTGCGCACGCGGCTGCTCCACATCTTCCGGGAGTTCCCGGCCAGGGATCCGGAGCTGCCGGGGGAGATCGTGCCGGCACCGGCCGCGCGCGCCCGGGCGGTGGCGTTGTTCCATGACCTGCAGGCGGCCTTGGCACCCGCCGCGCAACGACACTTCGACGAGGTGACCACCCCATGA
- a CDS encoding helix-turn-helix domain-containing protein: protein MDRGSRSLADKLNHLFANQTPRSGQEYSNEHVAATISDQGEVKISQSYIWQLRKGKKDNPTFKHLQALAGFFGVPASYFFDDAVTDRVDRQLAELKSEQARLNEIAGSSDAQLMAMRAGELSPERRRLVMELLNVVYREEQAARADTEE from the coding sequence GTGGATCGGGGTAGCCGGAGCCTGGCGGACAAGCTCAACCACTTGTTCGCCAACCAGACACCGCGCAGCGGCCAGGAATACAGCAACGAGCACGTCGCGGCGACCATCTCGGACCAGGGCGAGGTCAAGATCTCGCAGAGCTACATCTGGCAGCTGCGCAAGGGCAAGAAGGACAACCCGACCTTCAAGCACCTCCAGGCGCTGGCCGGGTTCTTCGGTGTGCCCGCCAGCTACTTCTTCGATGACGCGGTCACCGATAGGGTCGACAGGCAACTGGCGGAGCTGAAGTCCGAGCAGGCGCGCCTCAACGAGATCGCGGGCAGCAGCGACGCGCAGCTGATGGCGATGCGGGCGGGGGAGCTTTCGCCCGAGCGCCGCCGCCTGGTGATGGAGCTGCTCAACGTCGTCTATCGCGAGGAGCAGGCCGCCCGAGCCGACACGGAGGAGTGA
- a CDS encoding aminotransferase class V-fold PLP-dependent enzyme: protein MNPLAAHYRRFRVDERLLLSAHSHQAWPDVALEGQVEAFEDAALEVDAKWDRAFAKADEVRAAFRGWLGDPAAELALGANTHELVIRLLSALDLRSRPRVVTTDGEFHTLRRQLARLAETGVEVVRVAASPVESLAGRLAAEVDDRTCAVFVSKVLFETSRIVCDVQSVAERCASRGAELVVDAYHALGAVPFSMDGLGEAWIVGGGYKYLQFGEGNCFLRVPPHAAELRPIVTGWFAEFGAIADARRPGAVAYAAGADRFAGATYDPTSHYRAARVAAFFVEQGLTAERLREISLRQTTRLADRFDALDLPPSLITREQLPREEFGGFLALRSPRAGEFCAELERRGVRTDSRGEYLRFGPAPYLADAQLDAAMAALGEVCA, encoded by the coding sequence GTGAACCCGCTCGCCGCGCACTACCGCCGGTTCCGGGTGGACGAGCGGCTGCTGCTCTCGGCGCATTCGCACCAGGCCTGGCCGGACGTCGCGCTGGAGGGGCAGGTCGAGGCCTTCGAGGATGCCGCACTCGAGGTCGACGCGAAGTGGGATCGGGCGTTCGCGAAGGCGGACGAGGTGCGCGCCGCGTTCCGGGGCTGGCTGGGTGATCCGGCGGCCGAGCTGGCGCTCGGGGCGAACACGCACGAGCTGGTGATCCGCCTGCTGTCCGCACTCGACCTGCGATCGCGACCTCGCGTGGTGACCACCGACGGCGAATTCCACACGCTGCGGCGCCAGCTCGCGAGGCTGGCCGAGACGGGGGTCGAGGTGGTGCGGGTGGCGGCCTCACCAGTGGAGTCACTGGCCGGGCGCCTCGCTGCCGAAGTCGACGACCGAACGTGCGCGGTATTCGTCTCTAAGGTGCTGTTCGAGACATCGCGCATCGTATGCGATGTGCAATCTGTGGCTGAACGCTGCGCTTCGCGTGGTGCCGAGCTGGTGGTCGACGCGTACCACGCACTAGGTGCGGTGCCGTTCTCGATGGACGGGCTCGGTGAAGCCTGGATCGTGGGCGGCGGCTACAAGTACCTCCAGTTCGGCGAGGGCAACTGCTTCCTGCGGGTCCCGCCGCACGCCGCCGAGCTGCGGCCGATCGTGACCGGGTGGTTCGCCGAGTTCGGCGCCATCGCCGACGCGCGGCGTCCCGGCGCGGTCGCCTACGCGGCTGGTGCCGACCGGTTCGCAGGCGCCACCTACGACCCGACCAGCCACTACCGGGCCGCCAGGGTGGCCGCCTTCTTTGTCGAGCAGGGGCTGACCGCCGAGCGGCTCCGGGAGATCTCGCTGCGGCAGACCACCCGGCTCGCGGACCGGTTCGACGCGCTGGACCTGCCGCCTTCGCTGATCACCCGCGAGCAGCTGCCCAGAGAGGAGTTCGGCGGGTTCCTCGCGCTGCGGAGTCCGCGGGCCGGGGAGTTCTGCGCCGAACTGGAGAGGCGCGGGGTCCGGACCGACAGCCGCGGCGAATACCTCCGCTTCGGCCCCGCCCCCTACCTGGCCGACGCCCAACTCGACGCCGCCATGGCAGCACTCGGCGAGGTCTGCGCCTAA
- a CDS encoding LLM class flavin-dependent oxidoreductase, with protein sequence MKVGIGLPNTTPDATGRLLAEWARRADDGPFSTVAVLDRLVYDSVEPFAALAAAAAVTERVRLATNIAIGPLRSAAMLAKQADSVARLSDGRFTLGLGVGARRDDYTAAEADHHTRGERLSAQLAHLRTENTDIELLVGGSSGAAFARMARYADGFAHGGGPPRAFASAATRARAAWHDLGRPGRPKLWGQGYFALGDPDRGSAYLRDYYAFTGPFAETIAAANLTSARAIKDFVRGYAAEGCDELILFPTVADLDEVDRLAEVLA encoded by the coding sequence ATGAAGGTCGGAATCGGACTGCCGAACACCACGCCGGACGCGACCGGGCGGCTGCTCGCCGAGTGGGCACGCCGGGCCGACGACGGCCCGTTCTCCACCGTCGCCGTGCTGGATCGGCTGGTCTACGACAGCGTCGAGCCGTTCGCTGCGCTGGCCGCGGCGGCCGCGGTCACCGAGCGGGTGCGCCTGGCCACCAACATCGCCATCGGCCCGCTGCGCAGCGCCGCGATGCTGGCCAAGCAGGCGGATTCGGTGGCGCGGCTGAGCGACGGCCGGTTCACCCTCGGGCTCGGCGTCGGGGCCCGGCGCGACGACTACACCGCCGCCGAGGCCGACCACCACACCCGAGGCGAACGCCTGTCCGCGCAACTCGCGCACCTCCGAACGGAGAACACCGACATCGAACTGCTGGTCGGCGGCAGCAGCGGCGCGGCCTTCGCCAGGATGGCGCGCTACGCCGACGGGTTCGCCCACGGCGGCGGCCCGCCCCGCGCCTTCGCCTCCGCCGCGACCAGGGCTCGCGCCGCCTGGCACGACCTCGGCCGTCCCGGCAGGCCGAAGCTTTGGGGCCAGGGCTACTTCGCGCTCGGCGACCCGGACCGCGGCTCCGCCTACCTGCGCGACTACTACGCCTTCACCGGCCCGTTCGCCGAGACCATCGCCGCGGCCAACCTGACCAGCGCCCGCGCGATCAAGGACTTCGTGCGCGGGTACGCGGCCGAGGGTTGTGACGAGCTGATCCTCTTCCCCACTGTCGCCGACCTGGACGAGGTCGACCGGCTGGCCGAGGTGCTGGCATGA
- a CDS encoding TetR family transcriptional regulator, giving the protein MNETARRSDRTKEVILAAARERFAKDGYERATIRAIAADARIDPSMVMRYYGNKERLFAAAAEFDLQLPALTEVPRAEVGKALIAHFLDRWENDDTLKLLLRSGATNPAAAERMQQIFASQLLPVIIMLEPPDNQFAARAGLIASQVLGLALCRYVLALPPVVDMDRAAIIAWVGPVLRRYLVERA; this is encoded by the coding sequence ATGAACGAAACGGCACGCCGGTCTGACCGGACAAAAGAGGTGATCCTGGCGGCGGCGCGCGAGCGCTTCGCCAAGGACGGTTACGAGCGCGCGACCATCCGGGCGATCGCCGCGGACGCGCGGATCGACCCGTCCATGGTGATGCGCTACTACGGCAACAAGGAGCGCCTGTTCGCCGCGGCCGCCGAGTTCGACCTCCAGCTGCCTGCCCTGACCGAGGTGCCGCGTGCGGAGGTGGGCAAGGCGCTGATCGCACACTTCCTCGACCGCTGGGAGAACGACGACACGCTGAAGCTGCTGCTGCGCTCGGGCGCCACCAATCCGGCCGCCGCCGAGCGCATGCAGCAGATCTTCGCCTCCCAGCTGCTCCCGGTGATCATCATGCTGGAGCCGCCGGACAACCAGTTCGCCGCGCGGGCCGGGCTCATCGCCAGCCAGGTGCTCGGGCTCGCGCTCTGCCGGTACGTGCTGGCGCTGCCGCCGGTGGTGGACATGGACCGCGCGGCGATCATCGCGTGGGTGGGGCCGGTGCTCCGCCGATACCTGGTCGAGCGTGCTTGA
- a CDS encoding MAB_1171c family putative transporter, with protein MSAGLIAYGVVAVAALTWLLIRLVRSPRSAPLWCVTIAVGCLAVAYPFGLIAGENQIFLGLPPMVSRLIQHGILLVAVNCLISFFLFSALDQREALRKTTRYLIPLAVAEVVLIVAAAITPAGVATNDHSVTGVALFFVTADAYMGLGFGLAARWAFKSAKGAERSVRRGLRLAGIGMSMIVIADCLFIPAVILRWLGMAAAPGADGTAQTSIGSIGAMFFLLPGIVIFLIGFIYPAAARKLAAAGVWLHHRRMYRRLGPLWTVLHQEFPEDALSRVPSSRWRDALSVTGVHRRYYRRVIECRDGLVRISPYLADLREQPVTHENLADKLKEALRTRSTGDPVPKQAVPVAMPAAEGLDADVRELAALSRALQASR; from the coding sequence GTGAGCGCCGGACTGATCGCCTACGGTGTCGTCGCGGTCGCCGCGCTGACCTGGCTGCTGATCCGGCTGGTCCGCTCGCCCCGCTCGGCCCCGCTGTGGTGCGTGACGATCGCCGTCGGCTGCCTGGCCGTCGCCTACCCGTTCGGCCTGATCGCCGGGGAGAACCAGATTTTCCTCGGCCTGCCGCCGATGGTGTCGCGGCTGATCCAGCACGGAATCCTGCTGGTCGCGGTCAACTGCCTGATCTCGTTCTTCCTCTTCTCCGCGCTGGACCAGCGCGAGGCGCTGCGCAAGACGACGCGATACTTGATCCCGCTGGCCGTCGCCGAGGTGGTGCTGATCGTGGCTGCGGCGATCACGCCGGCGGGGGTGGCCACGAACGACCACTCGGTGACCGGGGTGGCGTTGTTCTTCGTCACCGCCGACGCCTACATGGGGCTCGGCTTCGGCCTCGCGGCGCGCTGGGCGTTCAAGTCCGCGAAGGGCGCCGAGCGCAGTGTGCGGCGCGGGCTGCGGCTGGCCGGGATCGGCATGTCGATGATCGTGATCGCGGACTGCCTGTTCATTCCGGCGGTGATCCTGCGCTGGCTGGGCATGGCCGCCGCGCCGGGTGCCGACGGCACGGCGCAGACCTCGATCGGCTCGATCGGCGCGATGTTCTTCCTGCTGCCCGGCATCGTGATCTTCCTGATCGGCTTCATCTACCCGGCCGCCGCGCGGAAGCTGGCCGCGGCCGGGGTGTGGCTGCACCACCGCCGGATGTACCGGCGCCTCGGCCCGCTGTGGACCGTGCTGCACCAGGAGTTCCCGGAAGACGCGCTCAGCCGCGTGCCGTCCAGCCGCTGGCGCGACGCGCTCAGCGTGACCGGCGTGCACCGCCGCTACTACCGGCGCGTGATCGAATGCCGGGACGGGCTGGTGCGCATCAGCCCCTACCTGGCTGACCTGCGGGAACAGCCGGTGACGCACGAGAACCTCGCGGACAAGCTGAAGGAGGCGCTGCGCACCCGGTCCACCGGCGACCCGGTGCCGAAACAAGCGGTGCCGGTGGCGATGCCCGCGGCCGAAGGGCTGGACGCCGACGTCCGCGAATTGGCTGCCCTCTCGCGCGCATTGCAGGCGAGCCGATGA
- a CDS encoding GGDEF domain-containing protein has translation MPGAVRTADRGLCCEKCGEPLGYRAMDRLTGLPGRWEWDHQAGHALQGLAHRPGVVLLVDLDRFQAINDAHGHLAGDTVLTSVALALRNTVRDGDVLGRFGGHDGDEFLVLLPATRLEQGLSVARDIRTRIRTIVVTVRSAIGHTVVIEELTSSIGVGVHHPGLGTGLRELVGEAHLALQTAKRSGRDRISLPPVA, from the coding sequence GTGCCCGGCGCCGTGCGCACCGCCGATCGTGGCCTGTGCTGCGAGAAATGCGGTGAACCGCTGGGCTACCGCGCGATGGACCGGCTCACCGGCCTGCCGGGCCGCTGGGAGTGGGACCACCAGGCCGGGCATGCCCTCCAGGGGCTGGCCCACCGGCCGGGGGTGGTGCTGCTGGTCGACCTGGACCGGTTCCAGGCCATCAACGACGCGCATGGTCATCTCGCCGGGGACACGGTGCTGACTTCGGTGGCCCTCGCACTGCGGAACACCGTGCGCGACGGCGACGTCCTCGGCCGGTTCGGCGGGCACGACGGGGACGAGTTCCTCGTGCTCCTGCCCGCGACCCGGCTCGAACAGGGACTCTCGGTCGCGCGGGACATACGTACCAGGATAAGGACCATCGTGGTCACCGTGCGATCCGCGATCGGCCATACGGTGGTCATCGAGGAGCTGACCAGCTCCATCGGCGTCGGCGTGCACCACCCCGGCCTGGGCACCGGCCTACGCGAACTCGTCGGCGAGGCGCACCTCGCCCTGCAAACCGCCAAGCGCTCCGGTCGCGACCGGATCTCCTTGCCGCCCGTCGCCTGA
- a CDS encoding NAD(P)/FAD-dependent oxidoreductase has translation MTHALIIGGGIAGPVTAMALRKAGIESVVYEAYPTGADDVGAFLTLMSNGQDALRAIGVHEQVADQSFPASKVEFLSGTGKYLGEVPLRREGVLGPRTLKRATLYRVLQDELAARGIRIEHGKRLTGARNTSDGGVVATFADGDQAKGDLLIGADGIHSVTRTLIDETAPRPRHLGNTTICGYAENAPSPAPDGSYRMIYGKRAFFGYVTAPNGETWWFTNAPGAELSKADLATIDAEEWKARALELFAKDNTPASDIVRATGSDVTASNAYHIPSTPVWHTGSMVILGDAAHVAAPNAGQGASMAAEDGVTLARCLRDVAQIGDAFRAYEGLRRERVERVVATSARMGGTAVPGPLKRMVRDAVLPRVLKKGPRNNADWLTKHHIDWEARVSLDDAVATN, from the coding sequence ATGACCCACGCGCTGATCATCGGTGGGGGCATCGCCGGTCCGGTGACCGCGATGGCCCTGCGCAAGGCGGGCATCGAGTCGGTGGTCTACGAGGCCTACCCGACCGGTGCCGACGACGTCGGCGCGTTCCTCACGTTGATGAGCAACGGCCAGGACGCCCTGCGCGCGATCGGCGTGCACGAGCAGGTGGCCGACCAGTCCTTCCCCGCGTCGAAGGTGGAGTTCCTCAGCGGGACCGGCAAGTACCTCGGCGAGGTGCCGCTGCGGCGCGAGGGCGTGCTCGGGCCGCGCACCCTCAAGCGCGCCACGCTCTACCGCGTGCTCCAGGACGAACTGGCCGCGCGCGGAATCCGGATCGAGCACGGCAAGCGGCTCACCGGCGCGCGCAACACCTCCGACGGCGGGGTGGTCGCCACCTTCGCCGACGGCGACCAGGCCAAGGGCGACCTGCTGATCGGCGCCGACGGCATCCACTCGGTCACGCGCACCCTCATCGACGAGACCGCGCCCCGGCCGCGGCACCTCGGCAACACCACCATCTGCGGGTACGCCGAGAACGCGCCGTCGCCGGCTCCGGACGGCAGCTATCGGATGATCTACGGCAAGCGCGCCTTCTTCGGCTACGTCACCGCGCCGAACGGCGAGACCTGGTGGTTCACCAACGCGCCCGGTGCCGAGCTGAGCAAGGCCGACCTCGCCACCATCGATGCCGAGGAGTGGAAGGCCAGGGCGCTGGAGCTGTTCGCCAAGGACAACACGCCTGCCTCGGACATCGTGCGCGCCACCGGGTCCGACGTGACCGCGAGCAACGCGTACCACATCCCGTCCACCCCGGTCTGGCACACGGGCTCGATGGTGATCCTCGGCGACGCCGCGCACGTGGCCGCGCCGAACGCCGGGCAGGGCGCGTCGATGGCCGCCGAGGACGGGGTCACGCTGGCGCGCTGCCTGCGGGACGTGGCGCAGATCGGCGACGCCTTCCGCGCCTACGAGGGACTGCGGCGCGAGCGCGTGGAACGCGTGGTGGCGACCAGCGCCCGCATGGGCGGCACCGCGGTGCCGGGCCCGCTCAAGCGCATGGTGCGCGACGCGGTCCTGCCCCGGGTGCTGAAGAAGGGGCCGCGCAACAACGCCGACTGGCTCACCAAGCACCACATCGATTGGGAGGCTCGCGTCTCCCTCGACGACGCCGTGGCCACCAACTAG
- a CDS encoding alpha/beta fold hydrolase: MTGELFVRRGGTGDRTLLLLHGLGATGEVWQGLTDRLPREWNWVVPDLPGHGRSAPLASYSFGELAAAIAKSVSGEVTVVGHSLGGVVALTLASGWFGAPVPAACGLGIKVSWSEDDLAKAAAVAAKPARVFATREEAADRWLKVSGLVGLVPLEAVSAGVVPDDDGWRVALDQGAFSVGAPDMRGLLAAAGGKVVLAAGERDPMCQAEHLRELVPDPVVLPGLGHNAHVEDPAALLPLLDGLR; encoded by the coding sequence ATGACCGGTGAACTGTTCGTGCGTCGTGGTGGTACTGGGGATCGAACGCTTCTGCTGCTGCACGGGCTGGGCGCGACCGGCGAGGTGTGGCAGGGCCTCACCGACCGGCTTCCCCGCGAGTGGAACTGGGTGGTGCCGGACCTGCCGGGGCACGGCCGCTCGGCCCCACTGGCCTCCTACTCCTTCGGCGAACTCGCCGCCGCGATCGCGAAGTCGGTCAGCGGTGAGGTGACCGTCGTGGGGCACTCACTCGGCGGCGTGGTGGCGCTGACGCTGGCCAGCGGCTGGTTCGGCGCGCCGGTCCCGGCCGCGTGCGGGCTCGGCATCAAGGTCAGCTGGAGCGAGGACGACCTGGCGAAGGCGGCCGCGGTGGCGGCGAAGCCCGCGCGCGTGTTCGCCACCCGGGAGGAGGCGGCGGATCGCTGGCTCAAGGTTTCCGGACTGGTCGGGCTGGTGCCGCTGGAGGCGGTGAGCGCGGGCGTGGTCCCCGACGACGACGGCTGGCGAGTGGCGCTCGACCAGGGTGCGTTCAGCGTCGGCGCACCCGACATGCGTGGCCTGCTCGCCGCGGCCGGCGGCAAGGTGGTGCTGGCCGCGGGCGAGCGCGACCCGATGTGCCAAGCCGAGCACCTGCGCGAACTCGTGCCGGACCCGGTGGTGCTGCCCGGCCTCGGGCACAACGCCCACGTCGAGGACCCCGCCGCGCTGCTCCCGCTGCTGGACGGCCTGCGCTGA
- a CDS encoding NAD(P)/FAD-dependent oxidoreductase, protein MIPEQTEVLVVGAGPVGLATAVSLAQQGVEVTVLDQQAEGANTSRAAVVHPRTMEALDRLGVADRLAGLSLRAGRFTIRDRDRVLVPLEFDQVPSPYRTLFMVPQPTTERVLLERFVELGGEVLRPHRLTALDQNANGVVATVDGQHRITARYVVGADGMRSAVRELSGIGFGKDSAGETFTLADVRLQDGGNGGLPGDEVVLFFSGAGMVVSAPLPDGSFRIVAEVANPPEEPDLTFVQDLLDRRGPAAGTARIAEVVWGSRFRVHHRVADRYRAGRVLLAGDAAHVHSPAGGQGMNLGLRDAVALGEALGAVVKGGTESLLDEYAATQRPKAEEVVKFAGRLTRLATASPMARPVRNAVLSALAKVPAFRMMLTKRLAGVADR, encoded by the coding sequence ATGATTCCCGAGCAGACCGAGGTGCTGGTGGTCGGTGCAGGTCCGGTCGGCCTGGCCACGGCGGTGAGCCTGGCCCAGCAAGGCGTCGAGGTGACGGTGCTCGACCAGCAGGCGGAGGGCGCGAACACCTCGCGCGCCGCCGTGGTCCACCCGCGCACGATGGAGGCGCTGGACCGGCTCGGCGTCGCGGACCGGCTCGCCGGGCTGTCGCTGCGCGCCGGCCGGTTCACCATCCGCGACCGCGACCGCGTGCTGGTGCCGCTGGAGTTCGACCAGGTCCCGAGTCCGTACCGGACGCTGTTCATGGTTCCGCAGCCGACCACCGAGCGCGTGCTGCTCGAGCGGTTCGTCGAACTCGGCGGCGAGGTGCTGCGCCCGCACCGGCTCACCGCGCTCGACCAGAACGCGAACGGTGTGGTCGCGACCGTGGACGGGCAGCACCGCATCACCGCGCGGTACGTGGTCGGTGCCGACGGCATGCGGAGCGCGGTGCGCGAGCTCAGCGGCATCGGCTTCGGCAAGGACAGCGCCGGCGAAACGTTCACCCTCGCCGACGTGCGGCTGCAAGACGGCGGCAACGGTGGCCTGCCCGGCGACGAGGTCGTGCTGTTCTTCTCGGGGGCGGGCATGGTGGTCTCGGCCCCGCTGCCCGACGGCTCGTTCCGCATCGTGGCCGAGGTAGCGAACCCGCCTGAGGAGCCGGACCTCACCTTCGTGCAGGACCTGCTCGACCGGCGAGGCCCCGCAGCCGGCACCGCGCGGATCGCCGAGGTCGTCTGGGGCTCGCGGTTCCGCGTGCATCATCGGGTCGCCGACCGGTACCGCGCCGGCCGCGTCCTGCTGGCCGGGGATGCCGCGCACGTGCACAGCCCGGCCGGTGGTCAGGGCATGAACCTCGGCCTGCGGGACGCGGTCGCACTGGGCGAGGCACTGGGCGCGGTGGTCAAGGGCGGTACGGAGAGCCTGCTCGACGAGTACGCCGCGACCCAGCGGCCGAAGGCCGAGGAAGTGGTGAAGTTCGCCGGACGCCTGACCCGGCTGGCGACCGCGAGCCCGATGGCGCGGCCGGTGCGCAACGCGGTGCTGTCTGCGCTGGCGAAGGTGCCTGCTTTCCGCATGATGCTGACCAAGCGACTCGCCGGAGTGGCGGACCGGTGA